A portion of the Calliphora vicina chromosome 5, idCalVici1.1, whole genome shotgun sequence genome contains these proteins:
- the prim gene encoding uncharacterized protein prim produces the protein MCLYMGVAEHLVDILTFCVCRAIEMSIFVLMMTCGITLQDALEEPPHVIHTG, from the coding sequence ATGTGTTTGTACATGGGTGTTGCCGAACATTTAGTTGACATTTTGACTTTTTGTGTGTGTCGTGCGATTGAAATGTCGATATTTGTATTGATGATGACATGTGGCATCACACTGCAAGACGCTCTAGAAGAGCCACCACATGTCATTCACACAGGCTAA